Within the Candidatus Zixiibacteriota bacterium genome, the region GCCGGTAGGCTGTTCTATGAAGGCATCGATATCGGTCGGGTCGTCGAGCTCGCTCCAGGCGAGAAAGGCGGCACATTCGCCGGTACCGTTGGGGCCGCTGTTTTGCATGATATTATAGGAGTTGAAAGCAATATCCCAATCGTCGGAATCGGATGGATCCGACGGGTCAACCGACCCGCCAGTGCTGAAATCAAAGTAGCCGGTGCCGGAGTTCACCTCAATCGAGGCCTCCACGCATGGCCCGGGAAGTCTTCTGACGCTGACCGTATCCTGATAGTAGTATTTCAGGTACACCGTGCCCATGTTCGGCGGCATGCCGGCCCCGACCATCGAGTCGATTTGAAACTTCACGTAATGTTCACCCGAGGCATCGAGCATGGAGTAAACGAACTGGTTGGCGGTCAACTGATGCGTGGTCGGGTTATAGGTATAAAAAGAATCGATGAAGTAATCGATAAAATCCGTGACCCATTCCGCGCCGGTCGTGTCATCAATCGTCACGGCATCAAAGTCGACCAGTCCGAGGTCAGCTCCTTCGACATCGCCGTCATTGACAGTCGAGGTCCCGCCGTTGAGTTTGATAACCTCGCGCCGGAAGGCTATATCCCACGAATCAGCGAGGGGTTTGGACACCGCGCTCGTCACTGTGTCGAGAGTGGTGAACGAGAAATGCATGTAGCTGTCGTAGTCAGACGCGTCAACAGTGCTGCTCCAGTAGCCACCGGTTTGATTCCAGGTTGTAGTGGCCGTTCCGGTCGGAGTGGTTGGCGTAACGGGGTTGTCATCATCGTCACTGCAACCGACCGCTCCGAACACGAGAGCCAGCAGAGAGAGTGAAATTAACAGGTGTTTCATTAAAGACTCCTTAGATGTTAGTTATCAGAAAGATTGAATTTTATCCCGGCAAAGACCTCGAATCCCGGCCAGTAACCGTAGTCGATGTTGGTTTCATCGAGGAGGTTCTGGAAAGTCAGGAAGGTTTCGAGTCCGTTGTCGAATCTCTTGAACAGATTAAGATTCAGTCTGGTGCGATGCGGCGCGTACTCGGCATCACCTTCGTTGCCGCCGGTGTTCGACCGCGGCACCCAGAGCTTGCGTGACTGATAGTCACCCCAGAAACTGGCGCCGGCATTCCATCGATCGATCATACCCGTGAAATAGAACTTGAAGGTATGGTCGGGGCGGTTGATAAGTTTCTCGTGGGTTTCCAGGTTGCGCGTATAGAGATAATTGTAGGAGAAAGACAGATCGAACGATTTGGAGAGGCGTATGCGCGATTCCCATTCAATTCCCTGGGTTATGGCCGTTTCGATATTCTGGTACACATAAACACCGCGCCAGTAAGGATCGGGGAAGCCTATCAGGGTAAAGTCAATCAGGTCCTCCAGGTGGTTGTAAAAGTAGGTGATGCGGTGCAGACCAATCGTCCCGTAGGAAAATTCCGCGGAGATTGAACTGTTGATTGAATTTTCCTGCGTCAGAGGCTCAACCTCCAGTCCGCCGAGGTCCAGATCGGTAGAGGTAACGGCAGAACCACCGTAAACGATATAGCCGGCCGCCGTGTGGTCAAAGACGAAATACTGCTGTTTGATAGATGGCGCTCTGAAGCCGCGACCGACAAACCCGCGGAACTTTACCTGCTGACCGGGTTTGAACATGACGTTCAGCGACGGGTTCACATGTCCGCCGAATGAGCTGTGGTTTTCGTAGCGGACGCCCGAAACGATGTTCCACGCCGAATGCGGTGAGTACTCATACTGCAGGTAGCCAGCCGCGGACTGGTCCGCCTCGGAACCATCGACCAACTCGTCGGACTTGAGGTCCTGGTAGTTGTATTCTAGACCATAGGTGGCAACGTGGTCCTGGCCTATGGCGTAGTTGGCATTGTAGGATGCTTCCAGGAAAAGGTCCTCGGTTTTGGAGGTATCAATCCAGTACTCGTCGCTGTATTTGTTCCAATCGTGATCGTAGTAGGTGCCGAACAGGCGAAAGTTCATCGAATACTTGTCACCGGAGAGATAACCGAGAGTCGTTGAAGCCTCGTAACGCTTGTTTATCTCTTCATCATCGTAGGTGAAAGTGATGGAATCGAACTGGTTGATCGGAATGACTTCCGATTCGACCCAGTCGCGTTTCTCGTGCATGAAGCGAGTCGAGCCGGTGAGATCCCATTTGTCGGAGAGTTTGTGACGAAGCTTACCGGACAGATTCCAGCGGTCAATTTTCTCCTGCCCGTTGGTGTGCGGCGTGCTGGGGTCCAGGTCGAAACCATCGGTCGAGAACAGCTTGCCGCCGAGAGTAAGGCCGGTTCGCTCGTTGCCGTACTCCAGATCAACCGCCGGATTGAAACTGGCGTGGGTACCATAATCAAAGTAGGCGTTGGCGCTGCGAATGTTTGTGGATGGTTTCTTGGTGATGATATTGATCACGCCGCCCATGGCGTCGGAACCGTAGAGAGTGGAGCCGGTTCCTTTGACGATTTCGATCTTCTCGACATTGTTGAGCGAATATTGACTCAGATCTATCGAACCGCGTACGCGTCCCACCGCCCGCTCGCCATCAACGAGAATCAGCACCCGGTCACCCTCGATCCCGCGGATGGTGGCGCCCTGGCCGGACAGATCTTCATTGATGGTAATGCCGATAGAGGATGTCAGAGCTTCATCGACCGTCGTGGCGCCGGTGCGCTCGAAATCGCGTTTGGTGACCACTTCGGTCTGGACGGGTACATCTTTGAGAAGGTGCGGCGAGCGCGTGCCGGTTATGACCACGTCGTTGAGCACCCACGGGGACGGTTTCATTCTGATATCAATGCTGCTCTTGCCGGAGACATTGACCAGAATGGTGTCACTCATGTCATAGGAGATATGGGTGGCGACCAGATGATACCAGCCATCCGGCAGCTTGTCGAATTTGAACGTGCCGCGCTTGTCGCTTTCGACGACTCGTCCGGATTCGACGATACGAATGTTTACGCCCCTTATAAAGTTCTTCGTTTCCGCATCCATTGTACGTCCGGATAGCTCTCCCGCCGCCACCGGGGCGTATGACGCGATCAGGGCAGCTATCAGGCAGACCTTAGAGAGAAGGGAAGCACTTTTCATTTTTCTTATCTCACCTTTTGTTAAATCAGGCAGAATTTAACCAAAGGGGGATAACGATTTGTCATGAGATTGTCATAAACAAAACAGTATTTGTGCTTTTTTTCACAAAGAACTTGGGCGGTAATTGCGGAAGAATACCGGGGGAGTCTGGCAACAATTTAAGTGGTTGGTAAAAAGCTACTTAGCGTGTTTGAGGGCGGCTTTTTCAAATGATGGTGCCACGCGGGATTTGATCTGTTTTCGAAGCCGGGAGATATCTTTTTGGCTCAGGCCGTTTAAGCACCGGGCGAATTTTCCGGACGCAATTTCCTCGTAGAGTTTCTCCATGTTCTTCTTAACCCCTTTATCCACAATGCGTTTGCCAGACATGACGGAACCGTAGCGGGCAGTTACCGAGATTCGATCATACATGCCTTCGATTCCGTAGGTTTTAATCAGATGGATTATGAGGTCAAGTTGGTAGGCTACTTCGAGATACGCGTTTTCGGGAGGAATTCCCTTTTTTACGAGCAAGTCGAAACCGCTGAGAACAAGTTCTGTAAGTCCGCCACAGAGGATGGCCTGCTCCCCAAACAGATCGCCGACTGTTTCGTGCTCAAAAGTGGTTTTCACAAGTCCATTTCCAGCTATGCCAATCGCTTGCGCCAGAGTCCGGGCTTTTTTCAACGCCATCCCGGAATAGTCTTGATGGGCAGCATAGAATGCGGACAAACTCCGGTCGGACAGGTATTTTTGGCGGACGCTGAGGCCGGGCCCGTGAGGGGCAACCATGATTATATCGCAATTCTCCGGTGGAGAGATGAAGCCAAAATGGATGGAAAAGCCGTGCAGAAATACAAGGGTGGCTCCGTCTTTGAGGTTCTTGCGAATTTCTTTGTCGAAGATTCTTCCGTGAAGGTGATCGGGAAGGGCAAAAACGATAATTGAGGCCGAACGGATGGCCTGCCCGATTGTTGCGATATTGCTAAGTCCATCGTGGGCGGCCAATTTTCTCGTAGCCGAGCGGCTTTTGAGACCGATGATGACCGGATAGCCGGAGTCGCGCAGGTTGAGCGCGATTGCTCGACCCTGGGAACCATACCCAAGAACGGCAACTGTTTCATTTTTTGATTTTGTTCGCGGCACAAATGGAATATAATAGCGTTGCAAGTCGTTGCCAACAGGAACATTTTTAGGTGGATTGATGGATAAAGAGCATTATGGCGCCGTTTGCCGCCTGGTGAAAGCGGCTCTCGATGAAGATGTTGGCAGGGGGGACCTCACCTCGCTGGCCTGCCTGGAGCCCGGGCCAATCAAAGCCAAAATAACGGCCAAGTCGGACGGCATTCTCTCAGGGATTGAACCGGCCCTGATAGCGTTCGATATAGTTGACTCCGCCAACGTGATCCGTCCTTTAAAAAAAGACGCCGAGCACTTCTCGAGGGGTGATATCGTGATGGAGATTGACGGTTTCAATCAGACGGTGTTGACCGCCGAGCGCACGGCGCTGAATTTCATGGCGCATCTCAGCGGCATAGCTTCGTTCACCAATCAATTCGTGGAGAAGATCAAAGGGTCATCTTGCCGCATTCTCGATACCCGTAAAACCACGCCGGGCTGGCGTTATCTGGAGAAGATGGCGGTCGTTCACGGGGGTGGATGTAACCATCGGTTCGGCCTTTACGACATGGTGCTGATCAAGGACAATCATATTTCATCGGCCGGTTCGATAAAAAGCGCTGTCGAGAAAACCATGGGATATCTTGACACTCCGGAATTCCGACTGCAGTTCGAGATGAAGGCTGAGGAAGTTGGTATTGAGGTAGAGGTTACCAACGAAAGCCAGGTCGAAGAGGCTATCAGCGCGGGAGTGACGCGGCTGCTTTTGGACAACCAGACACCGCAGACACTGGCAGTGCTCGTAAAATTGGCCCGGAGTCTCAATCCGAAGGTGGAACTGGAAGCTTCGGGTAATGTCAATCTCGATACCGTGGCGGATATGGCGGCTTCGGGTGTGGACTTCATATCGGTAGGTTCGATCACCCATTCGGCCCGGGCGAGCGACTTTTCGATGACAGTCATCGATTGATACCCCATGACAAACAAAGATCTGGAAAAATTATCAGAAGACCTTCTTCTTCGCATCCGCCGCCGTCCGGGGCGGCCGGTGGCAACAGCATCGTTGCAGAAGGCCTTTGGAGCCGGCGCGGACGATGTCGTGGCGGCGCTCGGCAAACTCAAAAGGCTGGGATACAAAATTCGCAAGAAGACAGGGGGGCAGATCGCTTTTGTGGCGGCGGCAGATTCACTTACGGTAACCGAGATCGGCTATGGGCTGTCTTCGAAGGTAATCGGCAAGAAAATTCATGCTTACCACTCGGTGAAATCAACCAACGACATCGCCACCCAACTCGCACAAAGCGGGACTCCTGAAGGCACCATAGTTACCGCGGAGACTCAAACCAAGGGAAGGGGCCGGCTGGGAAGGTCGTGGTATTCACCTCCCAAAACGGGGATATACGTTTCAATTATACTTAAGCCGAAATTCCGACCCGAGGCCGCACCCGGATTGGCCGTGATGACCTCGCTGGCTCTGGCCGAAGCGGTTGAGAAGCATACTTCCGGTGAGGTCAAGATTAAATGGCCCAACGACATTCATGTGAACGGCAAGAAAGTGGCCGGGATTTTGACCGAGCTGTCAGCCGAGAGAAACAGGGTTGACTATGTTGTGGTGGGCGTAGGCATAAATGTGAATCAGAAACCTGATGACTTTCCGCAGGAGTTGAAGTCTATCGCCACTTCGCTTCGGGCGGTCAATCGAAGGAAGGTTCCCCGCCTTGATTTACTCAGGCTGTTTCTTTCCAATTTCGAAAAGGAGTACCTCGGATATCAGAAGGGGCAGTTGGGTCGTTCAAGAAAGAGGATCCGCAAGTACTCTTCGCTCATAGGCCAGCAAGTGAGATTGAGTTTTGGTAATCGTATAGTTGAAGGCAAGGCTATCGACATAGACGCCACGGGAGCGCTGATTATAGAGATGGACGGGCAGCGTCGCGCGGTGACCAGCGGCGAGGTCACGGTAGTGAAAGATTAGGTCAGGCGTTTGTGCGGTATCTTTTCAGGGCGGCTACGACAATCGGAATAATGACAATCTGAACCGCAATACCGGGCAATCCGGCCACCACGGCCCCGGTGGATGAGAAGAACACCGCGACGGTGTAAGGTAATTCCATAAATCTTCCGAGCACAATGAGTCCAAGGGCAAACACGAGTCTTCCCAAAATCAACGCAGCCAATAGTGCTACGTAGATATTCAGTTTGAGTCTCTGATAGGCAATACCGGCGATGAGGCCGTAGACAGCCAGTTCCAGGGTCATAAGCGGCACGGCGTATGTCGGGGGCATGCCGGTGAGAAGAAACGAAGCCGCCGGCCCGAGCAGACCCACAATGAGCCCGCACCAGGGACCGGTGAGAAACCCGGCCAGCAAAACCGGAATATGCATTGGCAGAAAGACTCTCCCCCCGACGCCGAAGGCGTGGAAACCAAGCGGAAGCAGCACCGCCAGAGCCAGATAGAGCGCTACGTGTGTTATAAATTTGATTCTGGGCCGAAAACCGTTCACATCGATGAATCTACTTGGAATTCACGGCGATGGCAAGATAAAGGCCGGGGTGATCTTCGATGCTTATATTACTAAACTTGCTGGTGTTGAGCATGTCCCGCAGCCGTTTTTCGGTAGGGATCTCATCATTTTTAACGACACCGCCGATGCGATGGTGTACTTCGGAGAGTTCCCTGGAAGAGATCAAGTGTATGATATAGAACTTCGCTCCGCTTTTGAGAACCCGGTGGGTTTCGTCGATGGCTTTCTGCTGGTCGGAGAAGTGCGGAAAGGCCGAGAAAGCCACCGCCATATCGAAGGTCGAGTCGGCGAAGGGCAAGCTAATAGCATCGGCATCGACGACATTGACGTTGGAGAAGGGGAAGTTCCGGTGGGCTTTCTGGGCCATTTCATAGGAGAAATCGACACCGGTCACGGATCCCTGGTCGCTTACTTTTCGGCGCAGTATGTCGAAGAGAATGCCGGTTCCGCAGCCGAGGTCGAGCACCTGCATTCCTTTGTTAACCCCTAAAAGATCAACGATATGGGTGAGACGCTCAAGATCTTCGGCGGTGAACATCAAATCCCATTCGGCGGCCAGCGAGTCGAAGAATTCCTGGTGTTTGTCGTGCATAGGACTGTTAAATTAGGGCCACGTTGGGCATTGTCAAGCATTTTCGGCTACCGGTGAAACTGTTGAAGGTTGATCGGCGTTAAGGCGGATTAACAGAGAAAGTGACAGGGAAACTCGGTTTTCCGCTTTCGCCGTCTTGCGGATATAGTATATTTACAGACTGGACTTTTTTGGAACCAAAATGGCAAATAACAACGGAAAATATCAGAAGAATCAGGATTTCCTTCATATCAAGGGAGCCCGGGAACACAATCTCAAGAACATCGACGTAAAAATCCCGCGGAATACTCTCACGGTGATCACGGGTCTATCCGGCTCCGGCAAGAGTTCGCTGGCGTTCGACACCATCTATGCGGAAGGACAGCGCCGTTACGTAGAGTCGCTTTCAGCGTATGCGCGTCAGTTTCTGGGGCTGATGGAGAAGCCCGATGTTGATTTTATTGAGGGTCTCTCCCCGGCCATTTCGATAGAGCAGCGCGGGACGCCGAAAAATCCCCGCTCGACCGTGGGGACAGTGACCGAGATTTATGATTATCTCCGGCTTCTGTTCGCCCGGATTGGTGTGCCGCATTGTGTTAAGTGCGGACAGCCGATAACCCAGCAGACCGCCGAACAGATCGTTGATTCCGTTTTGACGTTTGAAGAGGGCACGCGCCTGATGGTTCTCGCCCCGCTGGTAAGCGGCAAGAAGGGGGAACACAAAGAATACATTGAGGAAGCTCAGCGCGAAGGTTTCGTGCGTCTTCGGGTGGATGGCGAGGTAATCGAAACCGACAGCGACATCTCGCTGGACAAAAAGAAGAAGCACTCTATCGAAGCGGTGGTGGATCGCTTGATAGTGAAGAGCAATTCGAGAAGGCGATTGGCGGATTCGGTTGAGACGGCGCTCAAGGTGGGAAAGGGGACCGTGCTGATCAATATCAAGGGCAAGGATCTTCTTTTCTCCGAGCAGTCCGCCTGTCTCAACTGCCACATAAGCTACGAAGAGCCGACGCCGCGGATGTTCTCGTTCAACTCGCCGTTTGGGGCCTGCCAGATATGCGATGGTCTCGGTCAACGGATGGAGATCGATCCGGACCTGGTGATTCCCGACAAGTCCCTGTCTCTGACGGATGGAGCGATACGTCCGTGGGGGGGCGCCGATATGTCCAACTGGTATCGTTATATGCTCAAAGGGGTGGCGAAGCATTACAATTTCAAATTCTCGACGCCGTTTGAGAAGCTTCCGGCCAATGTTCAGAAGGTTGTTCTGTACGGTTCCGGTAAGGACGAGATAGAGTTCGAATACGAGCACAATTCCGGCCGGGGGCGCGGCGCGGGGGTGTATGAGGCGGCCTTCGAGGGGGTCATTCCGCATCTGGAAAGGCGCTATAAACAGACTGAATCGAGCGGTGTACGTCAGTGGATTGAAAATTACATGTCGATCACGGATTGTCCGGGGTGCAAGGGAACGCGGCTGCGCCCCGAGGCGCTGGCGGTGATTATCGACCGCGAGACGATTGACAGCCTAACGAACATGTCGATCAAGCAGGGTTTGAAGTTTTTCAACGAAATACGTCTGTCCAGACGGCAGCAGACAATCGCCCGGCAGATACTCAAGGAAGTAAAGGAACGTCTGGGGTTTTTGTGCGATGTTGGTCTGGACTATTTGACTCTCGCAAGGGCTGCATCGACCCTGTCGGGAGGTGAGGCGCAACGTATTCGACTGGCCACCCAGATAGGGTCTCGTCTGGTGGGAGTGCTGTATATTCTCGACGAGCCATCGATAGGGCTCCATCAGCGAGACAACAAGAAGCTGCTGAGCACGCTGGAGGAGCTTCGTGATATCGGCAACACCGTGCTTGTCGTTGAACACGATCGCGAGACAATAGAGAGCGCCGATTATGTCATTGACCTGGGACCCGGCGCCGGCGTACACGGCGGGCAGGTAGTCGCGGAAGGCAAACCGGAAGATATCAGCAAGGCCAAGGGTTCTATCACGGGTCAGTATTTGAGCGGTAAAAAGAAGATCGAAACGCCAAGAGAGCGCCGCCAATCAAACGGTTCATCGATCAAATTGTCCGGCGCGACCGGCAACAATCTGAAGAAGGTCGAAGTGGATATTCCCCTTGGTTGCCTGGTCGTGGTCACCGGTGTTTCCGGTTCGGGGAAATCGACTCTTATCAATGAGACGCTTTATCGGGTGTTGGCGCGTAAATTCTACAATAGCAGGACCGCGCCGCTCCCCTTCGAGAAGATTGAGGGCCTCGAGAATATCGACAAGGTGATTGATATCGATCAATCCCCGATCGGCCGCACCCCCAGATCGAACCCGGCTACTTACACCGGGGTGTTCACGCACATACGTGATCTGTTTGCCGGTCTTCCGGAGGCGAAGGCGCGGGGATATCTGCCGGGGCGGTTCTCGTTCAATGTGAAAGGCGGGCGCTGCGAATCGTGTGAGGGGGACGGTATTATTAAGATCGAAATGCACTTTCTGCCCGATGTATACGTGCCGTGCGAGGTGTGTAAAGGCAAGCGGTACAACCGCGAGACGCTTGAGGTTACCTTCAAGGGCAGGAATATCGCCGACGTTCTCGATATGACTGTCGACGAGGCGCTGGCGTTCTTCGAAAACATCCCCCGGATCAAAAATAAACTGCTCACTCTCTACAGTGTCGGCCTGGGATATATCCACCTCGGGCAGCAGGCTACCACGCTGTCGGGCGGTGAGGCTCAACGCGTGAAGCTGGCCACGGAGCTGTCGAAGGTGGCAACCGGAAGGACCCTGTACATTCTCGATGAGCCCACCACCGGACTCCATTTCGAAGATATAAGAATGCTTCTCAAGGTGCTCAACGAACTCGTTGACCGCGGTAACACGGTTTTGGTGATCGAGCATAATCTGGATGTTATCAAAACCGCCGACTGGATAATCGATATCGGTCCCGAGGGAGGGGATGACGGCGGGAGAATTATCGCCACGGGCGTGCCTGAAGACGTGGCCGAGGAGCGGTCATCTTACACCGGGCAGTTTTTAAAAGACGTTTTAAACGGAAAACCGCTGTAATCAGCATGCCGGAACTTCCTGAAGTTGAAACAGTCGTGAGGGGGCTTCGCGATACGGTGCTTGGGCGCACGATATCGCGAGTACGCGTGTCGGCACCGCCAAGTTCCATTGTCGTGGGAAAATCACTGAAATCGCGCTCTTTCGCGCGCCTGATGACGGGTAGGCGGATCGAGTCGGTTGAACGACGCGGCAAAAATATCTTAATGGCGCTTTCGGGGGATCTCACTCTCTGGGTACATCTAAAGATGACCGGCCACTTCTATTTCTATGAGAATCCAGTACCGTATGACAAGCACGATCTCGTTACGTTTTACCTCGAACCGCTTCAGACTGAAAAGCGTCCTCCATCGCTCAGGTTCAACGACTACCGTCGTTTCGGCAGGCTTCGCCTCTTCTCGAACGAGGAGTTGTGGCAGCAGGACGGCCTGAAGGAGCTTGGCCCGGAGCCGCTTGAGCTGGACGCAGCCTCGTTCGTAACCATGTGCCGGACACGCTCAAGGATGATGAAGCCGGCGCTATTGGATCAGTCTTTTATAGCGGGGCTGGGGAATATCTATGCTGACGAGGCCTTGCACGCATCAAGGATTCATCCGAAGAGACTGACCTCTTCGTTAACGAAGAGGAAACTCGAGGAACTTCACGCGCACATCCAGAGGCTCCTGAGGATGGCCATCAGCAAGATGGGAACATCGGTAGATACTTACGCCGGTGTTGATGGCCAGCCGGGGAGTTTTCAGAAATATCTCAGGGCTTATGGCAGAGAGGGTGAAGCCTGCGCGTTCTGCGGCCGGAAAATAGTGAGGGAAAAGATTGGTTCCCGCTCGGCCCATTATTGCCCG harbors:
- a CDS encoding HmuY family protein; its protein translation is MKHLLISLSLLALVFGAVGCSDDDDNPVTPTTPTGTATTTWNQTGGYWSSTVDASDYDSYMHFSFTTLDTVTSAVSKPLADSWDIAFRREVIKLNGGTSTVNDGDVEGADLGLVDFDAVTIDDTTGAEWVTDFIDYFIDSFYTYNPTTHQLTANQFVYSMLDASGEHYVKFQIDSMVGAGMPPNMGTVYLKYYYQDTVSVRRLPGPCVEASIEVNSGTGYFDFSTGGSVDPSDPSDSDDWDIAFNSYNIMQNSGPNGTGECAAFLAWSELDDPTDIDAFIEQPTGAPLFPDIPGSALTDWYDYNGQTHQLTSKSHVYLIKTGQVVYKLRIESYYEEIGGVPVSAHYTFIWNEL
- a CDS encoding TonB-dependent receptor yields the protein MKSASLLSKVCLIAALIASYAPVAAGELSGRTMDAETKNFIRGVNIRIVESGRVVESDKRGTFKFDKLPDGWYHLVATHISYDMSDTILVNVSGKSSIDIRMKPSPWVLNDVVITGTRSPHLLKDVPVQTEVVTKRDFERTGATTVDEALTSSIGITINEDLSGQGATIRGIEGDRVLILVDGERAVGRVRGSIDLSQYSLNNVEKIEIVKGTGSTLYGSDAMGGVINIITKKPSTNIRSANAYFDYGTHASFNPAVDLEYGNERTGLTLGGKLFSTDGFDLDPSTPHTNGQEKIDRWNLSGKLRHKLSDKWDLTGSTRFMHEKRDWVESEVIPINQFDSITFTYDDEEINKRYEASTTLGYLSGDKYSMNFRLFGTYYDHDWNKYSDEYWIDTSKTEDLFLEASYNANYAIGQDHVATYGLEYNYQDLKSDELVDGSEADQSAAGYLQYEYSPHSAWNIVSGVRYENHSSFGGHVNPSLNVMFKPGQQVKFRGFVGRGFRAPSIKQQYFVFDHTAAGYIVYGGSAVTSTDLDLGGLEVEPLTQENSINSSISAEFSYGTIGLHRITYFYNHLEDLIDFTLIGFPDPYWRGVYVYQNIETAITQGIEWESRIRLSKSFDLSFSYNYLYTRNLETHEKLINRPDHTFKFYFTGMIDRWNAGASFWGDYQSRKLWVPRSNTGGNEGDAEYAPHRTRLNLNLFKRFDNGLETFLTFQNLLDETNIDYGYWPGFEVFAGIKFNLSDN
- the ilvC gene encoding ketol-acid reductoisomerase, with protein sequence MPRTKSKNETVAVLGYGSQGRAIALNLRDSGYPVIIGLKSRSATRKLAAHDGLSNIATIGQAIRSASIIVFALPDHLHGRIFDKEIRKNLKDGATLVFLHGFSIHFGFISPPENCDIIMVAPHGPGLSVRQKYLSDRSLSAFYAAHQDYSGMALKKARTLAQAIGIAGNGLVKTTFEHETVGDLFGEQAILCGGLTELVLSGFDLLVKKGIPPENAYLEVAYQLDLIIHLIKTYGIEGMYDRISVTARYGSVMSGKRIVDKGVKKNMEKLYEEIASGKFARCLNGLSQKDISRLRKQIKSRVAPSFEKAALKHAK
- the nadC gene encoding carboxylating nicotinate-nucleotide diphosphorylase, producing the protein MDKEHYGAVCRLVKAALDEDVGRGDLTSLACLEPGPIKAKITAKSDGILSGIEPALIAFDIVDSANVIRPLKKDAEHFSRGDIVMEIDGFNQTVLTAERTALNFMAHLSGIASFTNQFVEKIKGSSCRILDTRKTTPGWRYLEKMAVVHGGGCNHRFGLYDMVLIKDNHISSAGSIKSAVEKTMGYLDTPEFRLQFEMKAEEVGIEVEVTNESQVEEAISAGVTRLLLDNQTPQTLAVLVKLARSLNPKVELEASGNVNLDTVADMAASGVDFISVGSITHSARASDFSMTVID
- a CDS encoding biotin--[acetyl-CoA-carboxylase] ligase codes for the protein MTNKDLEKLSEDLLLRIRRRPGRPVATASLQKAFGAGADDVVAALGKLKRLGYKIRKKTGGQIAFVAAADSLTVTEIGYGLSSKVIGKKIHAYHSVKSTNDIATQLAQSGTPEGTIVTAETQTKGRGRLGRSWYSPPKTGIYVSIILKPKFRPEAAPGLAVMTSLALAEAVEKHTSGEVKIKWPNDIHVNGKKVAGILTELSAERNRVDYVVVGVGINVNQKPDDFPQELKSIATSLRAVNRRKVPRLDLLRLFLSNFEKEYLGYQKGQLGRSRKRIRKYSSLIGQQVRLSFGNRIVEGKAIDIDATGALIIEMDGQRRAVTSGEVTVVKD
- a CDS encoding ECF transporter S component, which translates into the protein MNGFRPRIKFITHVALYLALAVLLPLGFHAFGVGGRVFLPMHIPVLLAGFLTGPWCGLIVGLLGPAASFLLTGMPPTYAVPLMTLELAVYGLIAGIAYQRLKLNIYVALLAALILGRLVFALGLIVLGRFMELPYTVAVFFSSTGAVVAGLPGIAVQIVIIPIVVAALKRYRTNA
- a CDS encoding methyltransferase domain-containing protein, translated to MHDKHQEFFDSLAAEWDLMFTAEDLERLTHIVDLLGVNKGMQVLDLGCGTGILFDILRRKVSDQGSVTGVDFSYEMAQKAHRNFPFSNVNVVDADAISLPFADSTFDMAVAFSAFPHFSDQQKAIDETHRVLKSGAKFYIIHLISSRELSEVHHRIGGVVKNDEIPTEKRLRDMLNTSKFSNISIEDHPGLYLAIAVNSK
- the uvrA gene encoding excinuclease ABC subunit UvrA, whose amino-acid sequence is MANNNGKYQKNQDFLHIKGAREHNLKNIDVKIPRNTLTVITGLSGSGKSSLAFDTIYAEGQRRYVESLSAYARQFLGLMEKPDVDFIEGLSPAISIEQRGTPKNPRSTVGTVTEIYDYLRLLFARIGVPHCVKCGQPITQQTAEQIVDSVLTFEEGTRLMVLAPLVSGKKGEHKEYIEEAQREGFVRLRVDGEVIETDSDISLDKKKKHSIEAVVDRLIVKSNSRRRLADSVETALKVGKGTVLINIKGKDLLFSEQSACLNCHISYEEPTPRMFSFNSPFGACQICDGLGQRMEIDPDLVIPDKSLSLTDGAIRPWGGADMSNWYRYMLKGVAKHYNFKFSTPFEKLPANVQKVVLYGSGKDEIEFEYEHNSGRGRGAGVYEAAFEGVIPHLERRYKQTESSGVRQWIENYMSITDCPGCKGTRLRPEALAVIIDRETIDSLTNMSIKQGLKFFNEIRLSRRQQTIARQILKEVKERLGFLCDVGLDYLTLARAASTLSGGEAQRIRLATQIGSRLVGVLYILDEPSIGLHQRDNKKLLSTLEELRDIGNTVLVVEHDRETIESADYVIDLGPGAGVHGGQVVAEGKPEDISKAKGSITGQYLSGKKKIETPRERRQSNGSSIKLSGATGNNLKKVEVDIPLGCLVVVTGVSGSGKSTLINETLYRVLARKFYNSRTAPLPFEKIEGLENIDKVIDIDQSPIGRTPRSNPATYTGVFTHIRDLFAGLPEAKARGYLPGRFSFNVKGGRCESCEGDGIIKIEMHFLPDVYVPCEVCKGKRYNRETLEVTFKGRNIADVLDMTVDEALAFFENIPRIKNKLLTLYSVGLGYIHLGQQATTLSGGEAQRVKLATELSKVATGRTLYILDEPTTGLHFEDIRMLLKVLNELVDRGNTVLVIEHNLDVIKTADWIIDIGPEGGDDGGRIIATGVPEDVAEERSSYTGQFLKDVLNGKPL
- the mutM gene encoding bifunctional DNA-formamidopyrimidine glycosylase/DNA-(apurinic or apyrimidinic site) lyase, whose protein sequence is MPELPEVETVVRGLRDTVLGRTISRVRVSAPPSSIVVGKSLKSRSFARLMTGRRIESVERRGKNILMALSGDLTLWVHLKMTGHFYFYENPVPYDKHDLVTFYLEPLQTEKRPPSLRFNDYRRFGRLRLFSNEELWQQDGLKELGPEPLELDAASFVTMCRTRSRMMKPALLDQSFIAGLGNIYADEALHASRIHPKRLTSSLTKRKLEELHAHIQRLLRMAISKMGTSVDTYAGVDGQPGSFQKYLRAYGREGEACAFCGRKIVREKIGSRSAHYCPRCQRL